From a single Panthera uncia isolate 11264 unplaced genomic scaffold, Puncia_PCG_1.0 HiC_scaffold_1544, whole genome shotgun sequence genomic region:
- the LOC125917159 gene encoding LOW QUALITY PROTEIN: ubiquitin carboxyl-terminal hydrolase 17-like protein 6 (The sequence of the model RefSeq protein was modified relative to this genomic sequence to represent the inferred CDS: inserted 1 base in 1 codon; deleted 2 bases in 1 codon; substituted 1 base at 1 genomic stop codon) has translation MRAVLSYRQEEFQFNVFPKLKSCCSNIGGAEVHRGPTLPQKPSPSSQTLCNLPNGWAPMSIGLPPTEKPVSWRRPSVVGAGLQNLGNTCYANAALQGLTYTPPLAGYMLSQEHSRSCGRQPFCVLCALQAHVTRALCRPGDVIRXPPELLAAFHTHKQEDTHEFLIFTLDPMQQARLREDKTSGAPLSEDLTLIWQIFGGYWRSQIQCLHCPGVSSTFDPYLDGRAAQSVSQALLQLVKPEKLDGENAYHCSTCLDKVPASKTLTLYTCPKDLMLVLKXFSDSTGSKLAKEVQYPVRLDLRQCVSEQKAGLIIYLLYAAPVHPGRKCHSGHHFCYIKAGNGQWYKMDDTSDVTSALSQHAYVFFDTQTSELERDHGSEPGSGETTSLQGDHADMAVAQGGWGVAHTDLSIKVPEVEDHVEETPVQPITLDQWRVFQESHHPKSEFNLRKTEFVLPAQAVLIHQSKYREEMEKDHPEQNIYRLNNLARDIPPQRATNIGKVPCLTGRARASKRKNKKGQRSWEAVQGSECRL, from the exons ATGAGGGCTGTTTTGTCCTACCGCCAAGAAGAGTTTCAGTTCAACGTCTTTCCCAAACTCAAATCTTGCTGCTCAAATATAGGTGGTGCTGAAGTGCACAGGGGACCCACTCTACCTCAGAAGCCATCACCATCATCGCAGACACTCTGCAACCTGCCTAACGGTTGGGCTCCCATGTCAATAGGTCTGCCCCCCACAGAGAAACCTGTGAGTTGGAGGAGACCTTCTGTGGTTGGGGCTGGACTGCAGAACCTGGGGAACACGTGCTATGCGAATGCGGCCCTGCAGGGTCTGACGTACACACCACCCCTCGCCGGCTACATGCTGTCCCAGGAGCACTCCCGAAGCTGTGGGAGGCAGCCATTCTGCGTGCTGTGTGCTCTGCAGGCTCACGTGACCCGGGCCCTCTGCCGCCCTGGAGATGTGATCC CCCCGCCAGAACTGCTGGCtgccttc cacacacacaagcaggaagATACCCATGAGTTTCTGATATTCACTCTGGATCCAATGCAGCAAGCGCGCTTGCGTGAGGACAAGACTTCAGGAGCCCCTCTGTCTGAGGACCTCACCCTCATCTGGCAAATCTTTGGAGGGTACTGGAGGTCTCAAATCCAGTGTCTCCACTGCCCTGGCGTTTCCAGCACTTTTGACCCTTACCTGGATGGCAGGGCAGCTCAGAGTGTGAGCCAAGCCTTGCTCCAGTTGGTGAAGCCTGAAAAGTTGGATGGTGAAAATGCCTATCATTGTAGTACTTGCCTAGACAAGGTACCTGCTTCCAAGACGTTAACTTTGTACACTTGCCCCAAGGACCTAATGCTGGTATTGAAATAATTCTCAGATTCCACAGGCAGCAAACTGGCTAAGGAAGTGCAATATCCTGTGCGCCTTGACCTGCGACAGTGCGTGTCTGAGCAGAAGGCGGGATTGATAATTTACCTGCTCTATGCCGCGCCGGTGCATCCGGGGAGGAAATGTCACAGCGGACATCACTTCTGTTACATCAAAGCTGGGAATGGCCAGTGGTACAAAATGGATGACACCAGTGATGTGACTTCTGCCCTGAGCCAACATGCCTATGTCTTCTTTGACACCCAGACGAGTGAATTGGAAAGAGACCATGGGAGTGAACCAGGCAGTGGGGAGACCACATCACTCCAGGGTGACCATGCAGACATGGCTGTGGcccaaggggggtggggggtggctcaCACAGACCTCAGCATCAAAGTTCCAGAGGTGGAGGACCACGTGGAAGAGACACCAGTGCAACCAATCACGTTAGACCAGTGGAGAGTCTTCCAAGAAAGCCACCATCCCAAGTCTGAATTCAACCTCAGGAAAACAGAATTTGTTCTTCCCGCCCAGGCAGTCCTAATTCACCAGTCCAAATACAGAGAGGAGATGGAAAAGGATCATCCTGAACAAAACATCTACCGGCTCAACAACTTAGCCAGGGACATCCCACCTCAGAGGGCAACCAACATCGGCAAAGTCCCTTGTCTCACAGGCAGAGCCCGAGCTTCCAAGAGGAAGAACAAGAAGGGACAGAGGTCTTGGGAAGCAGTCCAGGGATCTGAGTGCAGGCTTTAa